The Syntrophobacterales bacterium genomic interval CCGCGCGTCGATAAGGGTGTATTTTCACTCGGCGTTCCGGTTTTGGGAATCTGCTATGGCTTGCAGTTCATGGTAGATGCCTTGGGCGGCAAGGTGATCGCCTCGCAAAAACGGGAGTACGGCCTGGCCGAGTTAAATGTGGCGGAAAAGGGAGGGGCGCTCCTGGCCGGAGTTGCCGGGACAACCAATTCCTGGATGAGCCACGGCGACCGGATCGGCCGTTTGCCGAAGGGTTTTTCCATTACCGCCGGCACGAAGAACACGGAGGTCGCCGCTGCCGAAGACACAAAGCGCCGCCTCTACGGTCTGCAGTTTCACCCCGAGGTCGTCCATACCGTGCACGGAAAAAAGATCATTGAAAACTTCCTGTTCGGGATCTGCCGCTGTGAAAAGAGCTGGACGATGAACGCCTTTATCCGCGATGCGATCGTGGATATCCAAAGGACGGTCGGCGACAAACGGGTGGTGCTCGGTCTGTCCGGCGGGGTTGATTCCTCGGTCGCGGCCGTCCTGCTGCAGCGGGCGATCGGCCGCCGCCTCACCTGCGTTTTCGTGGACAACGGCCTGCTGCGTCTCGACGAAGGGAAAAAGGTGCGGGAGGTTTTCGGGAGGCATTTCCGGATGAACCTGCGTTTTGCCCGGGCGGGGAAGACATTTCTGGAAAGGCTGAAGGGGGTAACCGATCCGGAACGTAAGCGCAAGATCATCGGCCGCACCTTTATCGAGGTCTTCGACCGGGAGGCAAAGGCTATTCCGAACGCGGAGTTTCTTGCCCAGGGCACCCTCTACCCCGACCTGATTGAATCGCACTCGGCCTTCGGCGGGCCGAGCGCCGTCATCAAATCCCACCACAACGTAGGTGGATTGCCGAAACACATGAAGCTGAAACTCGTCGAACCGCTGAAGCACCTCTTCAAGGACGAGGTGCGGCTTTTGGGGAAGGAACTCGGGATGTCCGACGAGCTGATCTGGCGGCAGCCATTTCCCGGACCCGGACTCGCCGTGCGGATTGTCGGCGAGGTCACCGCCAAAAGGCTCGCGGTGCTGCGCAACGCCGATGCGGCGCTGATGGAAGAGATCAAGGCGGCGGGGTTGTATCGGGAGCTCTGGCAGTCGTTCGCTGTTTTGCTGCCGATCCGCAGCGTCGGGATTATGGGCGACCAGAGAACCTACGAGGATGCGATTGCGATCCGGGCGGTGACCAGCGAGGACGCGATGACCGCCGATTGGGCGAAGCTCCCGCATGAGCTCCTGGGGCGCATTTCCAACCGGATCATCAATGAAGTGCGCGGCGTCAACCGGGTTGTCTATGACATCAGCTCGAAGCCGCCCGCCACCATCGAATGGGAGTGATATGCCGAAAAGAACCGATCTGAAAAAAATCCTGATCATCGGCTCCGGTCCCATCATCATCAGCCAGGCCTGCGAGTTTGACTATTCCGGCACCCAGGCGTGCAAGGCTCTGAAGGAAGAGGGCTATGAGGTGGTGCTGGTCAACTCCAACCCGGCGACGATCATGACCGACCCGGAAACGGCAGATCGCACCTATATAGAACCTATTACGCCAGAAGTTCTTGAAAAGATTATTGAAAAAGAAAGACCGGATGCGTTGCTTCCTACCCTCGGCGGACAGACCGGCCTGAACACGGCGGTCGCGGTCGCCGAGTCCGGGGTGTTGGAAAAATACGGCGTCGAGATGATCGGGGCGTCGCTTGCGGCCATCCACAAGGCGGAGGATCGGCAGCTCTTTCGTAGCGCGATGGAAAAGATCGGCCTGAAGGTTCCCAAAAGTGGCTTTGCCCGGACGATGGAGGAGGTTTTTCTGGTTGCCGCCGAGATCGGGTTTCCCATTATTGTTCGCCCCTCGTTTACCCTCGGCGGGACGGGCAGCGGGGTTGCCTACAACCGCGAAGAGCTCGCCGCCATCGCCAAGGGCGGTCTCGATGCTTCGCTCATCCACGAGATCATGCTGGAGCAGTCCGCCCTCGGCTGGAAGGAGTACGAACTCGAGGTGATGCGCGATCGCGCAGACAACGTCGTCATCATCTGTTCGATCGAGAATCTCGATCCGATGGGCGTGCACACCGGCGAATCGCTTACCGTAGCCCCGGCTCAGACGCTGACCGACGTCGAGTACCAGATAATGAGGGATGCGGCAATCGCGGTCATCCGGGAGATCGGCGTGGAAACCGGGGGGTCGAACGTCCAGTTCGCGCTCCATCCTGAAACCGGCGAGATGATCGTCATCGAGATGAACCCCCGCGTTTCCCGTTCGTCCGCCCTGGCCTCGAAGGCGACGGGTTTTCCGATTGCGAAGATCGCCGCGAAGCTGGCCGTCGGTTACACGCTCGATGAGCTGCCCAACGACATCACCCGCGAAACGATGGCGTCCTTCGAGCCGACGCTCGATTACTGCGTCGTCAAAATTCCCCGCTGGACATTCGAGAAGTTTCCGGAAACAGAAGATTTTTTGACAACGTCCATGAAGTCGGTCGGCGAGACGATGGCGATCGGCCGCACCTTTCACGAGTCCCTGCAAAAGGCGATCCGCTCGCTGGAAATCAAGCGCTTCGGTCTGCTGGACGGCACTGACGAGGAAAAGGACTGTTCTCCCGAGGAGTTGGAGCAGAAGCTGCAGCAACCTAATTCGCTACGGCTTTTCTATATCGCGATTGCGTTCAGCCGTCAGATGACTATTGAACGAATACATGAACTTACGATGATTGACCCCTGGTTTTTGCGCCAGATAAAGTCGCTTGTGGCGGCAGAAGAAGAACTCCGGAGGGAGGGGTTCTCAACCGACAACCTGTATGCCGCAAAACGGCTGGGTTTTGCCGACCGTTATCTCGGCGCCCTCTGGAATCTCCCCGAGGAGGAAATCCGCGCTCGTCGCTATGCCGCCGGGATAGTTCCCGTTTACCAGCTTGTTGACACCTGCGCGGCGGAATTCGAGGCCTTTACCCCGTATTATTATTCGACCTACGAAACCGAAACCGAGACGCGGCCCTCCGGGAAAAAGAAGATCATGATCATCGGCGGCGGTCCGAACCGGATCGGACAGGGGATCGAATTCGATTACTGCTGCGTCCATGCCTCGTATGCGATTCGAGAGGAGGGTTTGGAGAGCATCATGGTAAATTCCAACCCGGAGACGGTCAGCACCGACTACGACACCTCGGATCGGCTCTTTTTCGAACCGGTAACGCTCGAGGATGTATTGCATATTCTGAAGGAGGAGAAGCCCGAAGGAGTGATCGTGCAATTCGGAGGGCAGACCCCGCTGAACCTGGCCCGCAGTCTGGAGCAGGCGGGGGCGCCGATTCTGGGCACCTCGCCCGACGCGATCGACCGTGCGGAGGATCGGAAGCGTTTTCAGGAGATTGTGCGGCGGCTGGATCTGCTTCAGCCGGACAACGATACGGCGATGACTGAGGAGGAAGCGGTAAGCGTTGCCGGCCGCATCGGTTACCCGGTTCTGGTGCGCCCCTCTTACGTACTCGGTGGGCGTTCGATGGAAATCATCTACGACGAGGCAAGTCTGCGGCTGTTCATGGGGCGGGCGCTGGAGGTTTCCGCCGGCCATCCGGTTTTGATCGACAAGTTTCTCGAGGATGCAATCGAGGCCGATGTCGATGCGATCAGCGACGGAAAAACAACGGTTGTAGCCGGAATCATGGAACATATCGAGGAAGCTGGCATCCACTCCGGCGACAGCGCCTGCGTCTTGCCGGCGATGACCTTTTCCCCGGAAATTCTCGCCAGGATTGAGAGTCAGACCAAGGCGATTGCCGCCGAACTCCATGTTGTCGGCCTGATGAATATCCAGTACGCAATCAAGGATAACAAACTGTACCTGCTGGAGGTGAATCCCCGGGCGTCGCGCACCGTGCCGTTTGTCAGCAAGGCCACCGGAGTGCCGCTGGCCAAACTGGCGACGAAGGTCATGTTGGGGAAAACACTGGAGGAACTGGGCTTCACAGTGCCGGTGCGCCCCGCTTATATTTCGGTAAAAGAGGCGGTTTTTCCATTCAACCGTTTCCCCGACGTCGATATTCTGCTCGGCCCGGAGATGAAATCAACGGGCGAGGTGATGGGCATCGACCACTCCTTCGGCCTGGCCTTCGCCAAATCGCAGATGGCCGCCGGGTTCCAGATTCCCCTCTCGGGCAAGGTGTTTTTGAGCGTGCATGATTTCTACAAGGAACGTATAGTTCCCGTCGCGCGCTCCTTTGCAGCAATGGGATTCAGGATCGTCGCAACCGGCGGAACGGCGGAAACATTGCGCGCGCATGGGGTTTTGGTTGAAACAGTCAATAAGGTCAGCGAGGGACGTCCCCATGTTGTCGATCATATCAAGAACGGCGAACTCCAGATTGTGATCAACGTCAGTCTGGGCAGGCGTTCCTCCCTGGATGCCTGCCATATAAGGCGGGGAGCTCTCCTGTACAATGTCCTCTACACAACAACCCTCTCCGGCGCCCGGGCGCTTGCCGAGGCGGTCCACGCCCTTAAGCAGGAGGCGTGGGGGGTGGCGCCGCTGCAGGAGTATCATCATAGCTTATAATCAGGGGCAATAACGGGATGCAAGAAATGAAAACGTACGAGGACGAGGAAGGGCCGCGCGAGGAGTGCGGGGTCTTTGCGGTCTATGGCCACGAGGATGCTGCACGGGTTGCATTTTTCGGCCTTTTTGCTCTGCAGCACCGCGGGCAGGAAAGCGCGGGGATTACCTCTGCCGACGGTTGCCATGTCTGGGAACACAAGGGGATGGGGCTGGCCTCGGAGGTTTTTCACGAGGATGTCCTCTCGAAACTTCCCGGGAACCTGGCCATCGGCCATGTCCGCTACTCTACCACCGGCTCTTCGGTGCTTTCCAATGCCCAGCCTTTTTTGGTGCATCACGCCGACGAGTACTACGCGCTTGCCCATAACGGAAATATTGTCAATGCCCTGGCGCTAAGGGCGGAGTTGGAACAGAAGGGGGCGATTTTCCAGTCCACAATGGACAGCGAGGTGATCGTCCATCTGATGGCGCCCTACTTGAAAGAAGGACTGGAGACAGCGATCACGAAGGCCCTGGCCCGGGTGGAGGGGGCTTACAGCATCGTCATGCTGACCAAAAACAGGATTGTCGCCTTCCGCGATCCCCGGGGCTTCCGGCCGCTGTCGCTGGGAACCCTCAACGGCGGCTGGGCTGTGGCGTCCGAGACCTGCGCGTTTGATTTGGTCGGGGCGAAGTACATCCGCGACATAGAGCCGGGCGAGATGGTGTTCATTGACGAAACCGGGCTGCACAGCATGAAGCCGTTTACCCCGGTCAAGCCCGCCCATTGCATCTTCGAGCTGATCTATTTCTCCCGCCCGGACAGCAACGTCTTCGGCAGGAACGTCTATATGTGCCGCAAACGGCTGGGGCGCAATCTGGCGCGGGAGTACCGTCCGGACGTAGAGCTGGTGATGCCGTTTCCCGATTCGGGGAATTACGCAGCGATCGGCTATGCGGAGGAAAGCAAGATTCCCTTTGAAATGGGGATGATAAGAAATCATTATGTCGGCAGAACCTTCATCCAGCCCAGTCAGATCATGCGGGATTTCGGCGTGCAGGTGAAGCTCAACCCGGTTACCCCGTTGCTCGAAGGCAAAAAAATCCTGATCATCGAGGATTCCGTTATTCGGGGAACGACCAGTAGAAACCGGGTGCGCCGCCTGCGCGAATGCGGGGTGAAGGAGATCCACATGGCGGTGAGCTGTCCGCCGACCCGCAACCCCTGTCCGTACGGGATCGATTTTTCGGTGCGCGGCGAACTGATCGCCGTCGGGAAGGCGACCGAACAGGAAATTGCGGCGTTTATCGGTCTCGACAGCATTCACTACCTGTCTCTCGCCGGAATGATCGATGCGATGGAACTGCCGGGGGATAATTTCTGCCTTGCCTGTTACAACGGCGCCTACCCCGTGCCCCCGCCTGAAAAATTCGGGAAATTCTGCCTGGAAGACGCCCACTAACCGCAGAGTACGACCCGTAATGCCTATCAAAAAGCATGCATTTTTTGTTGTCTCCTACGAGTCAATGAAACTGGAAATCGTTCCCATCTAACAATTATTTATTGAAGTCGTTAAATCTATCCGATGCCTTTAGGTAGCACCTTTCATCCAGTATTGCACATGAGCAATTAAAGAAAAATATAAAGGCAGCAGATAAATAATCCTGCGGATATCAAAGTAATTCGGCATTGGTCAGTATAGCGACAATGT includes:
- the guaA gene encoding glutamine-hydrolyzing GMP synthase; this encodes MILIIDFGSQYNQLIARRVREHQIYCQIEPPDIAIEKIRDLQPEGVILSGGPASIYEKNAPRVDKGVFSLGVPVLGICYGLQFMVDALGGKVIASQKREYGLAELNVAEKGGALLAGVAGTTNSWMSHGDRIGRLPKGFSITAGTKNTEVAAAEDTKRRLYGLQFHPEVVHTVHGKKIIENFLFGICRCEKSWTMNAFIRDAIVDIQRTVGDKRVVLGLSGGVDSSVAAVLLQRAIGRRLTCVFVDNGLLRLDEGKKVREVFGRHFRMNLRFARAGKTFLERLKGVTDPERKRKIIGRTFIEVFDREAKAIPNAEFLAQGTLYPDLIESHSAFGGPSAVIKSHHNVGGLPKHMKLKLVEPLKHLFKDEVRLLGKELGMSDELIWRQPFPGPGLAVRIVGEVTAKRLAVLRNADAALMEEIKAAGLYRELWQSFAVLLPIRSVGIMGDQRTYEDAIAIRAVTSEDAMTADWAKLPHELLGRISNRIINEVRGVNRVVYDISSKPPATIEWE
- the carB gene encoding carbamoyl-phosphate synthase large subunit; its protein translation is MPKRTDLKKILIIGSGPIIISQACEFDYSGTQACKALKEEGYEVVLVNSNPATIMTDPETADRTYIEPITPEVLEKIIEKERPDALLPTLGGQTGLNTAVAVAESGVLEKYGVEMIGASLAAIHKAEDRQLFRSAMEKIGLKVPKSGFARTMEEVFLVAAEIGFPIIVRPSFTLGGTGSGVAYNREELAAIAKGGLDASLIHEIMLEQSALGWKEYELEVMRDRADNVVIICSIENLDPMGVHTGESLTVAPAQTLTDVEYQIMRDAAIAVIREIGVETGGSNVQFALHPETGEMIVIEMNPRVSRSSALASKATGFPIAKIAAKLAVGYTLDELPNDITRETMASFEPTLDYCVVKIPRWTFEKFPETEDFLTTSMKSVGETMAIGRTFHESLQKAIRSLEIKRFGLLDGTDEEKDCSPEELEQKLQQPNSLRLFYIAIAFSRQMTIERIHELTMIDPWFLRQIKSLVAAEEELRREGFSTDNLYAAKRLGFADRYLGALWNLPEEEIRARRYAAGIVPVYQLVDTCAAEFEAFTPYYYSTYETETETRPSGKKKIMIIGGGPNRIGQGIEFDYCCVHASYAIREEGLESIMVNSNPETVSTDYDTSDRLFFEPVTLEDVLHILKEEKPEGVIVQFGGQTPLNLARSLEQAGAPILGTSPDAIDRAEDRKRFQEIVRRLDLLQPDNDTAMTEEEAVSVAGRIGYPVLVRPSYVLGGRSMEIIYDEASLRLFMGRALEVSAGHPVLIDKFLEDAIEADVDAISDGKTTVVAGIMEHIEEAGIHSGDSACVLPAMTFSPEILARIESQTKAIAAELHVVGLMNIQYAIKDNKLYLLEVNPRASRTVPFVSKATGVPLAKLATKVMLGKTLEELGFTVPVRPAYISVKEAVFPFNRFPDVDILLGPEMKSTGEVMGIDHSFGLAFAKSQMAAGFQIPLSGKVFLSVHDFYKERIVPVARSFAAMGFRIVATGGTAETLRAHGVLVETVNKVSEGRPHVVDHIKNGELQIVINVSLGRRSSLDACHIRRGALLYNVLYTTTLSGARALAEAVHALKQEAWGVAPLQEYHHSL
- the purF gene encoding amidophosphoribosyltransferase, whose product is MKTYEDEEGPREECGVFAVYGHEDAARVAFFGLFALQHRGQESAGITSADGCHVWEHKGMGLASEVFHEDVLSKLPGNLAIGHVRYSTTGSSVLSNAQPFLVHHADEYYALAHNGNIVNALALRAELEQKGAIFQSTMDSEVIVHLMAPYLKEGLETAITKALARVEGAYSIVMLTKNRIVAFRDPRGFRPLSLGTLNGGWAVASETCAFDLVGAKYIRDIEPGEMVFIDETGLHSMKPFTPVKPAHCIFELIYFSRPDSNVFGRNVYMCRKRLGRNLAREYRPDVELVMPFPDSGNYAAIGYAEESKIPFEMGMIRNHYVGRTFIQPSQIMRDFGVQVKLNPVTPLLEGKKILIIEDSVIRGTTSRNRVRRLRECGVKEIHMAVSCPPTRNPCPYGIDFSVRGELIAVGKATEQEIAAFIGLDSIHYLSLAGMIDAMELPGDNFCLACYNGAYPVPPPEKFGKFCLEDAH